From Cryptococcus neoformans var. neoformans B-3501A chromosome 6, whole genome shotgun sequence, the proteins below share one genomic window:
- a CDS encoding hypothetical protein (Match to EST gb|CF185544.1|CF185544), which yields MARETLSSAGTRYNKTAVFTADGVLFDMDGTLTDSIAAVEAAWTAKAEEFGLEPEAVIKATHGRRASDNLQDLIPNLRKEHIDREVEKFEQSILAFADTPPRSRRSSSASSTRTSRSDSRSMSGSMGPLAPFTPMRSCTPAATKPFSTDEALNLTSFKLSESRGLEPQSDDSVFEDEADDLIDMSVRILPGVRSLINSYLKISTPSPLLVLKHTVMDA from the exons ATGGCACGCGAGACACTATCCTCGGCCGGGACCAGATACAACAAAACGGCCGTGTTTACAGCCGATGGGGTCCTTTTTGATATG GACGGAACTTTGACGGATTCTATTGCTGCTGTGGAAGCTGCGTGGACGGCCAAAGCGGAGGAATTTGGCCTGGAACCGGAGGCTGTTATCAAGGCCACACATGGTCGACGGGCCAGTGACAATCTTCAAGATCTCATTCCCAACCTTCGCAAGGAACATATCGATCGCGAAGTTGAAA AGTTCGAACAGTCTATTCTTGCCTTCGCAGACACCCCCCCTCGCTCTCGCCGTAgctcctccgcctcttccacccgTACTTCGCGGTCTGACTCCCGATCAATGTCAGGATCCATGGGTCCACTCGCGCCTTTTACACCCATGAGAAGCTGTACACCTGCAGCCACAAAGCCTTTCAGCACGGATGAGGCTCTGAATCTTACCAGCTTCAAACTGAGCGAGTCTAGGGGACTCGAACCTCAGTCGGATGACTCTGTATTTGAAGACGAAGCAGATGATCTCATCGACATGAGCGTCCGTATCCTGCCAGGTGTAAGGAGTTTGATCAATTCTTACCTCAAGATAAGTACGCCATCGCCACTTCTGGTGCTAAAACATACTGTCATGGATGCCTGA
- a CDS encoding hypothetical protein (Match to ESTs gb|CF189471.1|CF189471, gb|CF188582.1|CF188582, gb|CF187751.1|CF187751; HMMPfam hit to Gp_dh_C, Glyceraldehyde 3-phosphate dehydrogenase, C-terminal domain, score: 413.4, E(): 2.6e-121; HMMPfam hit to Gp_dh_N, Glyceraldehyde 3-phosphate dehydrogenase, NAD binding domain, score: 355.1, E(): 9.5e-104) — translation MVVKVGINGFGRIGRIVLRNAIEHGDLEVVAVNDPFIDLDYMVYMFKYDSTHGRFKGSVEVKDGKLYINNKAIAVFGEKDPANIKWGEAGAEYVVESTGVFTTTEKAGVHLKGGAKKVVISAPSADAPMFVCGVNLDAYKPEYQIVSNASCTTNCLAPLAKVIHDNFTIIEGLMTTVHATTATQKTVDGPSHKDWRGGRGAAANIIPSSTGAAKAVGKVIPSLNGKLTGMSFRVPTSDVSVVDLVCRIEKGASYEEIKNVIKKASESPELKGILGYTEDAVVSTDFIGSTESSIFDAQAGIALNANFVKLVSWYDNEYGYSRRVCDLISYIAGVDAKAQ, via the exons ATGGTCGTCAAGGTTGGAATCAACGGTTTCG GTCGTATTGGTCGAATTGTTCTCAG GAACGCCATCGAGCATGGGGACCTCGAGGTTGTTGCTGTCAACGA CCCTTTTATTGACTTAGACTACATG GTCTACATGTTCAAGTATGACTCC ACACATGGTCGCTTCAAGGGCTCCGTCGAGGTTAAGGACGGTAAACTTtacatcaacaacaaggccATTGCCGTCTTCGGCGAGAAAGACCCTGCCAACATCAAGTGGGGTGAGGCTGGTGCCGAGTACGTCGTTGAATCTACCGGTGTTTTCACGACTACCGAAAAGGCCGGTGTCCATCTCAAGGGAGGTGCCAAGAAGGTCGTCATTTCCGCTCCTTCTGCTGATGCTCCTAT GTTTGTCTGCGGTGTCAACCTCGATGCCTACAAACCGGAGTACCAAATCGTGTCCAACGCTTCTTGCACCACCAACTGTCTCGCTCCCCTTGCCAAGGTCATCCATGACAAC TTTACTATTATCGAGGGCTTGATGACCACTGTCCATGCTACTACTGCTACCCAGAAGACCGTCGACGGTCCTTCCCACA AGGACTGGCGAGGAGGTCGAGGTGCTGCTGCTAACATCATCCCCTCTTCTACTGGTGCTGCTAAG GCTGTAGGCAAGGTCATTCCTTCCCTCAATGGCAAGCTTACTGGCATGTCCTTCCGAGTCCCTACCTCTGATGTGTCCGTTGTGGACCTCGTCTGTCGCATTGAGAAAGGTGCCTCTTATGAAGAAATCAAGAATGTCATCAAGAAGGCTTCTGAGAGCCCTGAGTTGAAGGGTATCTTGGG TTACACTGAAGACGCTGTTGTCTCCACTGATTTCATTGGCTCTACCGAATCTTCTATCTTCGATGCCCAGGCTGGTATTGCTCTTAATGCCAACTTTGTCAAGCTTGTCAGCTGG TATGACAATGAGTATGGTTACTCTAGGCGTGTCTGCGACCTCATCTCTTACATTGCTGGTGTTGATGCCAAGGCTCAGTAG
- a CDS encoding hypothetical protein (HMMPfam hit to Chromo, 'chromo' (CHRromatin Organisation MOdifier) domain, score: 62.5, E(): 1.1e-15; HMMPfam hit to RVT, Reverse transcriptase (RNA-dependent DNA polymerase), score: 84.0, E(): 3.8e-22; HMMPfam hit to Retrotrans_gag, Retrotransposon gag protein, score: 55.2, E(): 1.7e-13; HMMPfam hit to rve, Integrase core domain, score: 106.6, E(): 5.9e-29), protein MSGPSTRSGRAMKKVRKGKEVEHTLDDDHNPAGSFNTNPQSDPFTADNTSNDTQTQLEMMRNHIARLEQQKEELTHKLEESKVERQMFDNSEDNEGENEQELDEEDEEPRSSRDLSAQIPYPEVKREYSRQHTSVPSSRSQEPKVSQPEYYHGQYTKLSTFITQVTMVITLQPSRFPTETSKVLYAGSFLRDTPFLWFQPFVTIDPQPKFMLDFKKFCAELRKNFGDPDEEQTAERQLNTVRQQGSVSSYLATFMRYATLVQWNDEAKKACFYKGLKDDIKDELARLPKANRQVPSGPLATIQYYSPFKKLDMLLSAKVEEGSREQERTIKPANTDSCEYLQTLEDNNKNNKNQLTIDFLCHNNVYQALIDSGASTNFIDKRFVQTFNLKTTKIEDSIPLYLFNAAGQRTIIEEEANILVNFQKPFGHTLLRLLITDIGSYPIVLGITWLQEHNPSISWETLSIHPPVSQTTSANLAMVITNDKPPKENTDAEIVPKEYHQYLDVFDKKSANTLPEHKSFDHHIPLEEGKNPPLGPIYNLSETELEALREYLDENLKEGFIRPSESPAGAPILFVKKKDGSLRMCVDYRGINKITIKNRYPLPLIAELLDRLKSAKAGEEWKTAFHTRYGHFEYLVMPFGLTNAPASFQHLMNHNFRDLLDIFVIIYLDDILIYSPDLETHQSHVIQVLDRLRQTQLYAKASKCEFHQTSVEFLGFVVSDQGLSMDTKKVKSIMEWPTPRNLRDTQSFLGFCNFYRRFIKNYSSIAKPLIDLTKKDLPFVWEKPQRTSFEALKKSFTSVDLLRHYDPTKQLILETDASDYAIAGILSHEIDKKLEPVAFFSHKMLPAKLNYPIHDKEMLAIVSAFKEWRHYFEGARETIRVYTNHRSLEYFMTTKQLNRRQARWSELLADFDFNIIYRPGVQDTKPDALTRRHDYHPLEKGSSLTTAANPQNFQTLLRPGQYLGTATTGLDRLEISLPIKSLLKTGLETDESAKPFLDKANHPSEAHPYTRDDEGLLRYGESFYVPANNELRTLVMKECHDALTSGHPGRHKTIQLIRRHYWWPGLKGFVNHYIDSCDLCCRTKTRRHQPYGELKSLPIPPYPWSSVSMDLIEQLPPSHSYNTILVIVDRLTKMALFIPTTTSLNAEELAQLYVTHVFSKHGIPTSIVSDRGSEFTSCFWRAFTQLLHIELELSTAFHPETDGQTERVNQVLEQYLRLYTDYKQKEWAPLLPVAEFTYNNTPHSSTTMSPFFANKGYHPRASFTPDDNVPIFSPPARASITDLSKLHEHLKIEMSKAQESAALQFDKHRAPLPEYTIGDKVWLSARNIKMKRPTKKLDHRYLGPYTIIARVSSHAYRLELPKSLHIHDVFHVQLLEKYIENEIPGRTQVAPSPIEVEGDLEYEVECILDHRFYRKRRQFLIKWLGYSAEHNSWEPETALENASEIVDQYKSTHRL, encoded by the exons ATGTCAGGTCCATCCACTCGTAGTGGTCGAGCTATGAAAAAGGTcagaaaaggcaaggaagtaGAACATACCCTCGATGACGACCACAATCCTGCGGGTTCATTCAACACCAATCCTCAATCCGATCCATTTACCGCCGACAACACATCAAACgacacccaaacccaactCGAGATGATGCGCAACCATATTGCAAGACTTGAGcaacagaaggaagagttgacgcataagttggaagagagcaaAGTCGAACGACAGATGTTTGATAATAGCGAAGATAATGAGGGCGAAAACGAACAAgaattggatgaagaagacgaagaacctAGATCAAGCCGCGACCTGTCAGCGCAAATACCATACCCAGAAGTTAAAAGGGAATACAGCCGACAACACACCTCAGTACCCTCCAGTAGATCTCAAGAACCGAAGGTATCCCAACCCGAGTACTACCATGGGCAGTATACCAAGCTCTCAACCTTTATCACTCAAGTGACAATGGTGATTACcctccaaccttctcgTTTCCCTACCGAGACCTCCAAAGTCCTATACGCCGGATCTTTCCTCCGAGATACCCCATTCTTATGGTTCCAACCCTTCGTAACCATCGATCCCCAGCCCAAGTTTATGCTGGACTTCAAGAAATTTTGTGCCGAATTAAGGAAGAACTTCGGAGATCCAGACGAAGAACAGACAGCAGAACGACAACTAAACACTGTTCGTCAGCAAGGTTCTGTATCCTCATATCTCGCAACCTTTATGCGTTATGCCACCTTGGTTCAGTGGAACGacgaagcgaagaaggcttgcTTCTACAAGGGCTTGAAGGATGACATCAAAGACGAACTTGCCAGACTACCCAAAGCCAA TCGCCAAGTGCCCAGTGGTCCCCTCGCAACAATCCAATACTACTCTCCCTTCAAAAAACTAGATATGCTCTTGTCTGCcaaagtcgaagaaggtagcCGGGAACAAGAGCGTACTATCAAACCGGCCAATACAGACTCCTGCGAATATCTCCAAACTCTCGAAGATAataacaaaaacaacaaaaaccaaCTCACAATCGACTTTCTCTGTCACAACAATGTTTATCAAGCTTTAATCGATTCCGGTGCCTCTACAAACTTCATCGACAAAAGATTCGTCCAGACCTTTAACCTCAAAACCACAAAAATAGAAGATTCGATCCCATTATACCTATTCAACGCTGCGGGTCAGCGAACTataattgaagaagaagccaacaTCCTGGTCAACTTCCAGAAACCATTCGGACACACCTTACTCCGACTCCTCATAACCGACATCGGCTCCTATCCCATCGTCTTAGGTATCACCTGGTTACAAGAGCACAATCCGTCCATCAGCTGGGAAACACTTTCCATACACCCACCTGTATCACAGACGACGAGTGCCAACTTAGCCATGGTCATCACCAATGACAAACCtccaaaagaaaacaccGATGCCGAAATAGTACCTAAAGAATACCATCAATATCTAGATGTAttcgacaagaaaagcGCCAATACACTCCCAGAACATAAGTCTTTCGACCACCATATCCCtctcgaagaaggaaagaaccCACCTCTTGGCCCCATATACAATCTCTCCGAAACAGAACTTGAAGCTCTCCGCGAAtaccttgatgagaatcTTAAGGAAGGTTTTATCCGACCGTCCGAATCACCAGCCGGAGCACCCATACTCTTtgtcaaaaagaaagacgGATCGCTTAGGATGTGTGTCGATTACCGGGGAATCAACAAGATCACCATCAAGAATCGCTATCCTCTACCATTGATCGCCGAACTCCTAGATCGACTCAAATCAGCCAAA GCAggcgaagaatggaaaacagCTTTCCATACTCGCTACGGGCATTTCGAATATTTGGTAATGCCGTTTGGCCTCACCAATGCCCCTGCATCCTTCCAACATCTCATGAACCACAATTTCCGCGACTTGCTAGACATATTTGTTATCATCTACCTTGacgacatcctcatctacaGCCCAGACTTGGAGACTCACCAGTCACACGTCATACAAGTCCTAGATCGCCTCCGCCAAACCCAGTTATATGCCAAAGCTTCAAAGTGCGAGTTCCATCAAACCTCAGTAGAGTTCCTAGGTTTCGTTGTCAGCGATCAAGGTCTATCAATGGACACCAAGAAAGTAAAGTCTATCATGGAATGGCCGACACCTCGCAATCTCCGTGATACCCAATCCTTCCTTGGGTTCTGTAACTTCTACCGAAGGTTCATCAAGAACTACTCTAGTATCGCCAAACCTCTTATCGActtgacaaagaaggaCTTACCCTTTGTATGGGAAAAACCTCAACGAACATCTTTCGAAGCACTCAAAAAGAGTTTCACCTCTGTTGATCTCCTACGTCATTATGATCCGACCAAGCAACTCATCCTTGAAACCGACGCCTCCGACTATGCCATCGCAGGTATCTTATCACATGAAatcgacaagaaactcgaaCCAgttgctttcttctctcacaAAATGTTGCCTGCCAAGTTAAACTATCCTATTCACGACAAAGAAATGTTAGCAATTGTTTCAGcattcaaagaatggcgACATTACTTCGAAGGTGCTAGAGAAACCATTCGTGTCTACACCAACCACAGAAGCCTGGAATACTTTATGACGACCAAGCAACTCAATCGACGACAGGCGCGATGGTCTGAACTCCTAGCCGACTTTGACTTCAATATCATCTACCGACCAGGCGTACAAGACACAAAGCCTGACGCACTCACCCGAAGACATGATTATCATCCACTCGAGAAAGGCTCCAGCCTTACTACTGCTGCCAATCCTCAGAATTTCCAGACTCTCCTTCGCCCTGGACAGTACTTGGGTACTGCCACAACCGGACTCGATCGGTTGGAAATATCTTTGCCCATCAAGTCATTGTTGAAAACCGGTCTAGAAACCGATGAATCAGCAAAACCATTCTTGGACAAAGCCAACCATCCCTCCGAAGCTCACCCATATACTCGAGACGATGAAGGACTCCTCAGATATGGCGAATCATTCTATGTCCCAGCCAATAACGAGCTACGCACCCTCGTCATGAAAGAATGCCATGATGCACTCACTAGTGGGCATCCCGGACGACACAAGACTATCCAACTCATCCGACGCCATTACTGGTGGCCAGGCCTAAAAGGCTTCGTCAATCACTACATTGATTCCTGCGATCTTTGTTGCCGAACTAAGACAAGACGTCATCAGCCCTATGGCGAACTCAAGTCTCTACCCATTCCCCCATATCCCTGGTCATCTGTATCGATGGACCTCATTGAACAACTTCCCCCATCACACAGCTACAACACCATCCTTGTGATCGTAGACCGACTCACCAAGATGGCTCTCTTTATCCCCACAACGACTAGCCTCAACGCCGAGGAACTCGCCCAATTATATGTCACCCACGTCTTCTCCAAGCATGGGATTCCGACCAGTATTGTATCAGATCGTGGATCTGAATTCACATCCTGCTTTTGGCGAGCATTCACACAACTCCTACACATTGAGTTAGAACTCAGTACAGCTTTTCACCCAGAAACAGATGGACAAACCGAACGAGTGAACCAGGTCTTAGAACAATATCTGCGCCTTTATACTGATTATAAGCAAAAGGAATGGGCACCGCTACTCCCAGTTGCGGAATTCACTTACAACAATACGCCCCATTCGTCCACTACCATGTCCCCCTTCTTTGCCAACAAAGGGTACCATCCCAGGGCATCGTTTACCCCCGATGACAACGTTCCTATTTTCAGCCCACCTGCCAGAGCCTCCATCACCGACTTGAGCAAGCTCCACGAACACCTCAAGATAGAAATGTCCAAAGCACAAGAGAGTGCAGCACTACAGTTTGATAAGCACCGTGCCCCACTTCCCGAATATACTATCGGCGACAAAGTCTGGCTATCTGCCCGTAATATCAAAATGAAACGACCCACCAAGAAATTAGATCACCGCTATCTCGGTCCCTACACCATTATCGCGCGTGTTTCTTCCCACGCGTATCGCCTTGAGTTGCCGAAATCATTGCATATCCACGACGTCTTCCACGTCCAATTGCTTGAGAAATATATTGAGAATGAGATCCCAGGGCGAACACAAGTCGCACCATCACCTATCGAAGTCGAAGGTGACCTAGAATACGAAGTCGAGTGCATCCTCGATCATCGATTTTACCGAAAACGCCGCCAATTCCTTATCAAGTGGCTCGGCTACAGTGCTGAACACAACAGTTGGGAACCCGAAACCGCTCTAGAAAATGCTTCAGAGATTGTTGATCAGTATAAGTCAACACACCGATTATAG
- a CDS encoding hypothetical protein (HMMPfam hit to RVT, Reverse transcriptase (RNA-dependent DNA polymerase), score: 92.2, E(): 1.3e-24), whose amino-acid sequence MPKSAQDSPTELLAHLVDCIQQQDDTLALLTEMLAKQNKLSATKERYTPRGIPLPKVSDIPRFEGPLGDADRALTHLRWLQQVLRTHGLLTPSDDEEVEGRRCVTVIELANNSIECAGLVGWVEQDGRRMEADGIMTWEMWSAAFKAKAMPSNWEFCESRALFCLSFHEVSSEGWKKIDNAVILHCAHLLGSKLYPTDQQLTSFYCAACPERLFLCLVDLPEFHVNDLDALSRPTNQVSSDNVQLPHSMSYYHDHSHALPYYLSPAGHHICEVFRKENRCYDCRKTGHQHSKCPTHTRALTPKVNQLETELMAGDATSAYLTLAQTVPPADDDTCDTMYALFHPLLSISVPVSADSRLSAPSPKFLLGMGVSTTFVDPRLATRLGWEVKKGLVRMQVRLAGGLAGPLVTDMVAGSFSLGGRMYRVDGVLMDLQGTYDGILGLNFFTWHGLLAESNSSIRLLEAGSVNLSVLGLQKLVSFADTRPNLSQTRAAAESDSLTDVLRKLQTEFHDVFCDDLGDMRNFPTISKTKSGVRFEINLKHGATPHRSPPYRVPEALLPRFREMLLEHLNAGRLRYSSSPWASPAFLVSKGNGKFRMVCDFRALNNVTVPDMYPMGNVQDILHRAARKGKIFAKLDCKDAFFQTLMKEEDIPKTAITTPLSLLEWVVMPQGIRNAPAAQQRRINEALQGLTGECCEAYVDDIIIWGKDAKDLHDNISKLFLDEVAFLGHIICPGQILPDPAKIAHVEQFPLLVNSHQLHSFLGLVNYLRNFVPNLADHTAVLHATLPPNAAAEKAYYKAVKMHKGHLPEGWTGWRWSFGPAEKAAFKATRHAVSTVPCLAVIDYDAVKAGKQQVFLFTDASNTGTGAWIGVGTSRESAQPVAYDSRTFNSAQRNYPVHDRELLAIINALDHWRPLLYGIPVHVYCDHFTLQWFLGQRNLSPRQLRWLSTLKDFDLRIEYIKGEFNTLADYLSRHAPLDAAEPADPSLDQSPVSVHATMTYEPTTMFQVKFEAHTRLCFGDGGEISHVT is encoded by the exons ATGCCCAAATCAGCTCAAGACTCTCCAACGGAGTTACTAGCACATCTGGTCGACTGcatccaacaacaagacgaTACGCTGGCACTCCTCACTGAGATGCTGgctaaacaaaacaaactaTCAGCTACCAAGGAACGCTATACACCCCGAGGTATACCATTGCCCAAGGTGTCAGACATCCCTCGTTTCGAGGGTCCCCTTGGCGATGCGGACCGCGCCCTTACCCATTTGCGTTGGCTTCAACAGGTTTTGCGAACGCATGGCCTTCTGACTCCctcggatgacgaggaggtggaagggaGACGCTGTGTGACAGTGATTGAGCTGGCGAACAATTCGATTGAGTGCGCTGGTCTCGTTGGCTGGGTTGAGCAAGACGGTCGCCGTATGGAGGCAGATGGAATAATGACATGGGAGATGTGGTCAGCTGCCTTCAAGGCTAAGGCCATGCCGTCCAACTGGGAGTTCTGCGAAAGCCGTGCTCTTTTTtgtctctccttccacgaGGTGTCGTCAGAGGGTTGGAAAAAAATCGACAATGCAGTGATTTTGCACTGTGCCCACCTCCTTGGGAGCAAGCTATACCCGACTgaccaacaactcaccagttTTTACTGTGCAGCCTGTCCCGagcgcctttttctttgcttGGTTGACTTGCCCGAATTTCACGTCAATGATCTGGATGCACT GTCCCGTCCCACCAACCAGGTTTCCTCTGACAATGTCCAATTACCCCACTCTATGTCCTACTATCACGACCATTCCCACGCTCTGCCATATTATCTCTCCCCGGCAGGCCACCATATCTGTGAAGTCTTCCGCAAGGAGAACCGATGCTATGATTGTCGTAAAACAGGGCATCAGCATTCCAAGTGCCCTACCCATACACGCGCTCTGACTCCCAAGGTCAACCAACTCGAGACTGAACTGATGGCAGGCGATGCCACCTCGGCCTATCTGACATTAGCCCAAACCGTTCCTCcagccgatgatgatacctgTGACACGATGTacgctcttttccatcctttgctCTCCATATCTGTTCCAGTCTCCGCTGACAGCCGTCTATCAGCCCCCTCCCCTAAATTCTTACTCGGCATGGGGGTGTCCACAACCTTTGTGGATCCGAGGTTGGCGACGAGGCTGGGCTGGGAAGTGAAGAAAGGGTTGGTACGGATGCAAGTGCGTCTAGCCGGAGGTTTGGCGGGTCCGTTGGTCACAGATATGGTCGCCGGGTCGTTTTCCCTAGGTGGCCGCATGTATCGAGTCGATGGTGTCCTGATGGATCTGCAAGGTACCTACGATGGTATCTTAGGACTAAATTTCTTCACGTGGCATGGATTACTcgcggaatcaaattcttCCATCCGGTTATTGGAGGCGGGCAGTGTGAACTTGTCTGTGTTAGGCTTGCAGAAGTTAG TGTCATTCGCCGACACCCGCCCCAATCTTTCGCAGACCCGCGCGGCCGCCGAGTCCGACAGTCTGACGGATGTTCTACGCAAGCTTCAGACCGAATTCCACGATGTTTTCTGCGACGACCTAGGTGACATGCGAAatttccccaccatctccaaaacaaAGTCTGGCGTGCGCTTCGAAATTAACTTGAAACATGGTGCTACTCCCCACCGCTCGCCACCCTATCGAGTACCGGAAGCCCTGCTTCCACGTTTCCGAGAGATGTTATTAGAACATCTGAATGCAGGACGTCTTCGATACTCtagttccccttgggcctcCCCGGCGTTCCTCGTGTCCAAAggtaatggcaaattccgaATGGTCTGTGATTTCCGCGCTCTGAACAACGTCACGGTCCCCGACATGTACCCTATGGGGAATGTCcaggatatcctccaccgtgccgccaggaagggcaagattttcgcaaaacttgactgtaaggatgcctttttccaaacgctaatgaaggaggaggacatcccgaaaaccgctatcaccactcctctcAGTCTCCTAGAGTGGGTGGTaatgcctcaagggatCCGGAACGCGCCGgccgctcaacagcgtcgcaTTAATGAGGCGTTACAAGGTTTAACTGgggaatgttgcgaggcttacgtggacgatatcatcatctgggggaaggatgcgaaggacctgcatgataatatt tcaaagctgttcctcGATGAAGTAGCGTTCTTAGGCCACATCATCTGCCCCGGACAGATTCTGcccgaccccgccaaaatcGCACACGTCGAGCAGTTCCCCCTCCTGGTCAATTCTCACCAACTCCACTCGTTCCTTGGTCTCGTTAACTACCTTCGCAATTTCGTACCAAACCTGGCCGACCACACCGCCGTGCTTCAtgccactcttcctccgaatgCGGCGGCTGAGAAAGCTTACTACAAGGCTGTCAAGATGCATAAGGGACACCTCCCcgagggatggactggttggagatggtcgttcggccctgcggagaaggcggcctTCAAAGCGACTCGACACGCGGTGAGTACTGTCCCCTGTCTTGCCGTTATCgattatgatgctgtcaaagcgGGAAAGCAGCAGGTCTTTCTATTCACCGACGCTTCCAACACAGGTACTGGCGCTTggattggtgtcggtaCCTCTCGGGAGTCCGCCCAGCCCGTGGCCTACGATTCGCGCACCTTCAATAGTGCACAACGGAACTATCCGGTACACGACcgtgagctgctggcgattATTAATGCCCTCGATCATTGGCGCCCTCTGCTATACGGCATTCCAGTCCACGTCTACTGCGATCactttacccttcaatGGTTCCTAGGTCAAcgtaatctctctccccgtcAGCTTCGGTGGCTGAGTACTCTGAAGGATTTCGACCTCCGCATCGAATACATCAAAGGGGAGTTCAATACTCTCGCCGATTACCTCTCTCGTCATGCTCCTTTGGATGCCGCCGAACCTGCCGACCCCtctctggatcaatcaCCGGTTTCAGttcatgccacaatgaCATACGAGCCCACCACCATGTTTCAAGTTAAATTCGAAGCGCACACCAGACTttgttttggagatggtggggaaatTTCGCATGTCACCTAG